From Solwaraspora sp. WMMD1047, the proteins below share one genomic window:
- a CDS encoding DivIVA domain-containing protein, giving the protein MASQGQRFRRKALRRGYKVEEVDAFLDRVEATLAGEAGGSPVASQEVHDVVFRVRFGGYDEWQVDLHLDRVERQVAELEERGVPAGRGGQARRPGPPDRMGPPDRMGPPDRMGPPDRMGPLDRMGPPDRMGPPDRMGPPMRDDRGMPPGPPLPSRPMGAPAGGPPPDPYGRYDEPTGSFPGGGYDAPTRGGYEPARGPAGPGGPRTPGGPGGGYGPDDRFDGFEPGRRARADMTAEIRMPDRDPRGPGRGPGGPGMGGPALGGPPLGGPPMGGPPSFGPPMGGGPGGPGNDLHRIDQIRRTFQVRRFGSGYDPQQVDRLFEDILASMSGRGPMPVNPADLDTMTFGLVPGGYFEAEVDAALKEVQDILRGGR; this is encoded by the coding sequence TCCTGGACCGGGTCGAGGCCACACTCGCCGGTGAGGCGGGTGGTTCCCCGGTCGCCTCCCAGGAGGTGCACGACGTCGTCTTCCGGGTCCGGTTCGGCGGCTACGACGAATGGCAGGTCGATCTCCACCTCGACCGGGTGGAGCGGCAGGTCGCCGAGCTGGAGGAGCGCGGCGTGCCGGCCGGCCGGGGTGGCCAGGCCCGCCGCCCAGGCCCGCCGGACCGGATGGGTCCCCCCGACCGGATGGGTCCGCCGGACCGGATGGGTCCGCCGGACCGGATGGGTCCCCTCGATCGGATGGGTCCCCCTGATCGGATGGGTCCGCCGGACCGGATGGGCCCGCCGATGCGGGACGACCGTGGGATGCCGCCCGGCCCACCGCTGCCGTCCCGACCGATGGGGGCGCCCGCCGGTGGGCCACCGCCGGACCCGTACGGCCGCTACGACGAGCCGACCGGATCGTTCCCCGGCGGCGGTTACGATGCGCCGACCCGGGGTGGCTATGAGCCGGCCCGGGGGCCGGCCGGTCCGGGCGGCCCCCGGACCCCGGGCGGACCCGGCGGCGGCTACGGCCCGGACGACCGGTTCGACGGGTTCGAGCCGGGGCGGCGGGCCCGGGCCGACATGACGGCCGAGATCCGGATGCCCGATCGGGATCCGCGCGGACCCGGCCGTGGTCCGGGTGGACCCGGCATGGGCGGCCCCGCGCTGGGGGGTCCTCCCCTGGGCGGCCCACCGATGGGCGGACCGCCGAGCTTCGGCCCGCCGATGGGCGGCGGTCCCGGCGGCCCCGGCAACGACCTGCACCGGATCGATCAGATCCGCCGCACGTTCCAGGTGCGGCGGTTCGGCAGCGGGTACGACCCGCAGCAGGTGGACCGGCTCTTCGAGGACATTCTCGCCAGCATGTCCGGGCGCGGGCCGATGCCGGTGAACCCGGCCGACCTCGACACGATGACCTTCGGTCTGGTGCCGGGCGGTTACTTCGAGGCCGAGGTCGACGCCGCGCTCAAGGAGGTCCAGGACATCCTGCGCGGCGGTCGCTGA
- a CDS encoding DUF2631 domain-containing protein, whose protein sequence is MAGSEPVTSPDQRKPGHRRAGQIGAVLSALALLAMTQGNHEGNTENIWLIAGAVTLLAIVVGDVVLRRNGLRS, encoded by the coding sequence GTGGCAGGAAGCGAACCGGTAACGTCGCCAGACCAGCGCAAGCCGGGACACCGCAGGGCCGGCCAGATCGGCGCGGTGCTCTCCGCGCTCGCCCTGCTGGCGATGACCCAGGGCAACCACGAGGGCAACACGGAGAACATCTGGCTGATCGCCGGGGCGGTCACGCTGCTGGCCATCGTCGTCGGCGACGTGGTGCTGCGCCGCAACGGGCTGCGGTCCTGA
- a CDS encoding Rieske 2Fe-2S domain-containing protein gives MRLTGTGHASMRIDTAAGSILCDPWVNPAYFASWFPFPDNSELDWESLGQVDYLYVSHLHRDHFDAAHLKRFISKQATVLLPEYPTSELEDELRELGFRSFLRTRSNEVVELDGGLKVMIQALTSPTDGPIGDSSLWVEHDGVRLLNQNDARPTDLSTFAELGHVHAHLLQFSGAIWYPMVYELPQHAKTAFGKQKRDRQFDRTWRYIADLKASHVFPIAGPPCFLDDELWQFNDIHGDEGNIFPDQQVFMTEYAKVGGENGVVLLPGSVAEITTDDCRTSHPVPDVAEFFAGKKEYLERMRERKRPIIEAEKASWRHPEIDVLREMKRRIEPLLEESIYLAKGVGGPVRFDLVGYDGESVESIVVDFPGKQVRPYADEKVRYRFRTERALVEHLLHIDEVDWVNSLFLSCRFSAARIGQYNEFVYAFFKCLSQERLQYAEGWYDEHERSTDAEDITIGDWVVQRRCPHLKADLSRFGIVEGDQLTCQLHGWKFDLASGRCLTSVGHKVRARRADAPAEQPAG, from the coding sequence GTGCGACTGACGGGTACGGGGCACGCCAGCATGCGGATCGACACGGCCGCGGGCAGCATTCTCTGCGACCCGTGGGTGAACCCCGCCTACTTCGCCTCCTGGTTCCCCTTCCCGGACAACTCCGAGCTGGACTGGGAGAGCCTCGGCCAGGTCGACTACCTGTACGTGTCACACCTGCACCGGGACCACTTCGACGCGGCGCACCTGAAGCGTTTCATCTCGAAGCAGGCGACCGTCCTGCTGCCCGAGTACCCGACGTCGGAGTTGGAGGACGAGCTGCGTGAGCTCGGCTTCCGCAGCTTCCTGCGGACCCGCAGCAACGAGGTGGTGGAGCTCGACGGCGGCCTGAAGGTGATGATCCAGGCGCTGACCAGCCCGACCGACGGGCCGATCGGGGACTCGTCGCTCTGGGTGGAGCACGACGGGGTCCGGCTGCTCAACCAGAACGACGCCCGCCCGACCGACCTGAGCACCTTCGCCGAGCTGGGGCACGTGCACGCCCACCTGCTGCAGTTCTCCGGCGCGATCTGGTACCCGATGGTCTACGAGCTGCCGCAGCACGCCAAGACCGCGTTCGGCAAGCAGAAGCGGGACCGCCAGTTCGACCGCACCTGGCGCTACATCGCAGACCTGAAGGCCAGTCACGTCTTCCCGATCGCCGGGCCGCCCTGCTTCCTCGACGACGAGCTGTGGCAGTTCAACGACATCCACGGCGACGAGGGCAACATCTTCCCCGACCAGCAGGTCTTCATGACCGAGTACGCCAAGGTCGGCGGCGAGAACGGCGTGGTCCTGCTGCCCGGCTCGGTCGCCGAGATCACCACCGACGACTGCCGGACCAGCCACCCGGTGCCGGACGTGGCGGAGTTCTTCGCCGGCAAGAAGGAGTACCTGGAGCGGATGCGGGAGCGCAAGCGCCCCATCATCGAGGCCGAGAAGGCGTCCTGGCGGCACCCGGAGATCGACGTGCTGCGGGAGATGAAGCGCCGGATCGAGCCGCTGCTGGAGGAGTCGATCTACCTGGCCAAGGGGGTCGGCGGGCCGGTCCGGTTCGACCTGGTCGGCTACGACGGCGAGTCGGTCGAGTCGATCGTGGTGGACTTCCCCGGCAAGCAGGTGCGGCCGTACGCCGACGAGAAGGTGCGCTACCGGTTCCGCACTGAGCGGGCGCTCGTCGAACACCTGCTGCACATCGACGAGGTGGACTGGGTCAACTCGCTCTTCCTCTCCTGCCGGTTCTCGGCGGCCCGGATCGGCCAGTACAACGAGTTCGTCTACGCCTTCTTCAAGTGCCTCTCGCAGGAGCGGCTGCAGTACGCCGAGGGCTGGTACGACGAGCACGAGCGCAGCACCGACGCCGAGGACATCACCATCGGCGACTGGGTGGTGCAGCGCCGCTGCCCGCACCTGAAGGCGGACCTGTCCCGGTTCGGCATCGTCGAGGGCGACCAGCTCACCTGCCAGCTGCACGGCTGGAAGTTCGACCTGGCCAGCGGCCGCTGCCTGACCAGCGTGGGGCACAAGGTGCGGGCCCGCCGCGCCGACGCCCCGGCCGAGCAGCCGGCCGGCTGA
- a CDS encoding NAD(P)/FAD-dependent oxidoreductase yields the protein MEAELPDRADVVIIGSGHNGLVAAIGLARAGLDVLVLEAADVIGGAARTENPFPRVPGLRHSTGSYLLGLMPPELLERLDIRLTVGTAGQPGDATADGLTVYRRDPHYFLPTPGGVGSPYLLFGTDAAATRAQLAAHFSAADLVAEDALQSELAALRDDLAPSWLDEPLPVEETAERYVRPALRQIFVDLVRGSVADYLARFEFDSELLVAMYAVTDGISGLNAGPDDPGTGHNFLVHNMCRLPGSDGTWMITQGGMGSVARTFAAAARAAGARIATTTPVAGVTVDGGTTTGVVLDSGRQIRATAVLGACDPYRLMELVPDGALPASLTARMAAVRRPGTTMKVNLALAGLPRFSCLPPDAPSPFGATIHLLPGSESALHGGGESPMAALRAMWADVAAGRLPAEPTIEWYLHTTVDPSLRDADGHHSSALFVQSVPHSPAGTDWETALPGYVDRLLAICERYAPGTTGLVADAVPLTPPGIEAHFGITGGHIHHVDNTVSFTDRMPYATGLAGLYAGSAGCYPGGSVIGAAGHNAARRILADLGR from the coding sequence ATGGAAGCTGAGCTGCCCGACCGGGCCGACGTCGTGATCATCGGGTCCGGCCACAACGGCCTGGTCGCCGCCATCGGACTGGCCCGCGCCGGCCTCGACGTGCTGGTGCTGGAGGCGGCCGACGTGATCGGCGGCGCAGCCCGGACCGAGAACCCGTTCCCCCGGGTGCCGGGGCTGCGCCACTCCACCGGGTCGTACCTGCTCGGCCTGATGCCGCCCGAGCTGCTGGAACGGCTCGACATCCGGCTCACCGTCGGCACCGCCGGACAGCCCGGCGACGCGACCGCCGACGGGCTGACCGTCTACCGGCGCGACCCGCACTACTTCCTGCCCACGCCGGGCGGGGTCGGCTCGCCGTACCTGCTCTTCGGCACCGACGCGGCCGCCACCCGAGCCCAGCTCGCCGCCCACTTCTCCGCCGCCGACCTGGTCGCCGAGGACGCCCTGCAGTCCGAGCTCGCCGCGCTCCGCGACGACCTGGCCCCGTCCTGGCTCGACGAACCGCTGCCGGTCGAGGAGACCGCCGAACGCTACGTCCGCCCCGCGCTGCGACAGATCTTCGTCGACCTGGTCCGGGGCTCGGTCGCCGACTACCTGGCCCGCTTCGAGTTCGACTCCGAACTGCTGGTCGCCATGTACGCGGTCACCGACGGCATCTCCGGCCTGAACGCCGGCCCGGACGACCCCGGCACCGGGCACAACTTCCTGGTGCACAACATGTGCCGGCTGCCCGGCTCCGACGGCACCTGGATGATCACCCAGGGCGGGATGGGCAGCGTCGCCCGGACCTTCGCCGCCGCCGCCCGCGCCGCCGGCGCCCGGATCGCCACCACCACGCCCGTCGCGGGCGTCACCGTCGACGGGGGTACGACCACCGGAGTCGTCCTGGACAGCGGCCGGCAGATCCGGGCCACCGCGGTGCTCGGCGCCTGTGACCCGTACCGGCTGATGGAGCTGGTGCCCGACGGCGCCCTGCCGGCGTCGCTCACCGCGCGGATGGCGGCGGTCCGCCGCCCCGGCACCACCATGAAGGTCAACCTGGCGCTGGCCGGGCTGCCCCGCTTCTCCTGCCTGCCGCCGGACGCGCCGAGCCCGTTCGGCGCCACCATCCACCTGCTGCCCGGCTCGGAGTCCGCCCTGCACGGCGGGGGCGAGTCCCCGATGGCGGCGCTGCGGGCCATGTGGGCCGACGTGGCCGCCGGCCGGCTACCGGCCGAACCCACGATCGAGTGGTACCTGCACACCACCGTCGACCCGTCCCTGCGCGACGCGGACGGCCACCACTCGTCGGCGCTGTTCGTCCAGTCGGTGCCCCACTCCCCCGCCGGCACCGACTGGGAAACCGCACTACCCGGCTACGTCGACCGGCTGCTGGCGATCTGCGAACGCTACGCCCCGGGTACGACGGGTCTGGTCGCCGACGCGGTGCCGCTCACCCCGCCCGGCATCGAGGCGCACTTCGGCATCACCGGCGGGCACATCCACCACGTCGACAACACGGTCTCGTTCACCGACCGGATGCCCTACGCGACCGGCCTGGCCGGGCTCTACGCCGGCAGCGCCGGCTGCTACCCGGGCGGCAGCGTGATCGGCGCCGCCGGCCACAACGCGGCCCGGCGCATCCTGGCCGACCTCGGCCGCTGA